One part of the Cyclobacteriaceae bacterium genome encodes these proteins:
- a CDS encoding DUF4386 domain-containing protein, with amino-acid sequence MKRIFRSTKIVITFAVLILSSCATPSNVGCPSFGSGKVTKSKKYKSGISTFKIRKAFALNTGSKSKREKISRPNFVDNHFEGLGVVELDLLASNKEIDSHDFFLSNLIEQNHRHENKVENLRKLNLDKKIKIINTTSYLSLNEVFEKKETLNTIQDALNHKKSRRKGAILKGGAIILMALLAGISIPVLGTSTASIGLVAILFLDVLISIGIIRYYRNEKPKLAKATGYLRLIYSAIFGVGIGYHMLGNVAMFNKFWSLGLIAFGIHLVALGILFNNEGGKKWVNYTIKSLLIIAGIGYMLLNVGLLFTANPVAFTALIQPVFIVPQILGEILFALWMILKGGRIKEQ; translated from the coding sequence ATGAAGAGAATATTCAGGAGTACAAAAATCGTAATAACTTTCGCAGTACTCATTTTGTCCTCATGTGCTACTCCAAGTAATGTCGGCTGCCCATCTTTTGGCTCAGGAAAAGTGACCAAAAGCAAGAAGTACAAAAGTGGAATTAGCACTTTTAAAATACGTAAGGCATTTGCTTTAAACACAGGAAGTAAGTCTAAACGGGAAAAAATATCACGTCCAAATTTCGTGGATAACCATTTTGAAGGTTTAGGTGTCGTAGAATTAGATTTATTAGCATCAAATAAGGAAATTGATTCACACGATTTCTTTCTATCTAATTTAATCGAGCAGAATCATCGTCACGAAAATAAAGTGGAGAATTTAAGAAAACTGAATTTAGATAAAAAAATAAAAATTATTAATACAACTTCATATTTGTCTCTAAATGAGGTTTTTGAAAAAAAGGAAACTCTCAACACTATCCAAGATGCTTTAAATCATAAAAAATCAAGACGGAAAGGAGCAATCCTCAAAGGTGGAGCAATTATTTTAATGGCCCTATTAGCGGGTATTTCTATCCCTGTTTTGGGAACATCTACTGCGAGTATAGGTCTAGTAGCTATTTTGTTTCTTGATGTATTAATTTCAATTGGGATTATTAGATACTATAGAAACGAGAAACCGAAACTTGCAAAAGCAACTGGTTATTTGCGGTTAATTTATTCCGCAATTTTTGGTGTTGGCATAGGCTATCATATGTTAGGTAATGTAGCAATGTTCAATAAATTTTGGTCACTTGGTCTTATTGCTTTTGGAATTCATCTCGTAGCATTAGGGATACTTTTTAATAATGAAGGCGGTAAAAAATGGGTTAATTACACTATTAAATCGCTATTAATCATTGCTGGTATTGGTTATATGTTACTAAATGTTGGATTATTATTTACTGCAAATCCCGTAGCCTTCACGGCTTTAATACAGCCTGTATTTATTGTGCCCCAGATATTAGGAGAAATCCTGTTTGCATTGTGGATGATTCTTAAAGGAGGAAGGATTAAAGAACAATAA
- a CDS encoding Crp/Fnr family transcriptional regulator, producing the protein MKEILMQFLSQFKELSPDQVQELSRLMTTIEAKKNETLVKDGQLCNLCYFVLRGCLRQYVIIDGAEKTISIYTENQAVNYYTNQGTQNKSDSYLTCIEDSILLVGNPANDAKLFSNYPVLAEITRKMIESDFGKTQNTLAKFITSTPEQRYLNLLNEKPALLQRVPQHIIASYLGMTPESLSRIRKRLIKNK; encoded by the coding sequence ATGAAAGAGATATTAATGCAATTTTTATCCCAGTTCAAGGAACTGTCTCCAGACCAAGTCCAAGAACTGTCGCGACTCATGACCACCATAGAAGCCAAAAAAAATGAGACTTTGGTCAAAGATGGTCAGTTGTGCAACTTGTGTTATTTTGTGCTTAGGGGTTGTTTGAGACAATATGTAATCATAGATGGAGCCGAAAAAACCATTTCGATCTACACCGAAAACCAAGCCGTAAACTATTACACCAACCAAGGCACGCAAAACAAATCTGACAGCTACCTTACCTGTATCGAAGACTCCATTTTATTGGTCGGAAACCCGGCAAATGATGCAAAATTGTTTTCAAACTACCCTGTATTAGCAGAGATAACAAGAAAAATGATAGAGTCTGATTTTGGAAAAACTCAAAATACACTTGCAAAGTTTATCACTTCTACACCCGAACAACGATATTTGAATCTGCTCAACGAAAAACCCGCACTTTTGCAACGAGTACCACAGCATATTATTGCCAGCTATTTAGGCATGACACCAGAGTCTTTGAGTAGGATAAGAAAACGCCTTATAAAAAATAAATGA
- a CDS encoding sulfite exporter TauE/SafE family protein, producing the protein MEILNAAFLIFIGFISGFLNTVAGGGSLISLPVLIFMGLPGSVANATSRVAILAQNIFAVTGFNSKGIKLPFPYSLYLGLASLAGGFVGAKLAVDISDSLFNRILAIIMVLVVISIVVEPRTKKADQPERLGVKHQVFGVLAFFLLGVYGGFIQAGIGFLVIAVLTNINHFGLVKTNYVKVFAAIVYTGVAIVVFAIEGKIEWLMGLTLAVGQGFGGWYASRWSVDKGEVWIKRVLVVTVIGLAVKLWFF; encoded by the coding sequence ATGGAAATCCTTAACGCTGCCTTTCTCATTTTCATAGGGTTCATCTCGGGCTTCCTGAATACCGTGGCCGGTGGGGGCTCCCTCATCAGCTTACCGGTTTTGATTTTTATGGGCTTGCCTGGTTCAGTGGCCAATGCCACCAGCCGTGTGGCCATACTTGCCCAAAATATTTTTGCCGTTACCGGCTTCAACAGCAAAGGTATTAAGCTTCCGTTTCCGTATAGCCTGTACCTTGGCCTTGCATCGCTTGCCGGAGGATTTGTTGGTGCTAAACTGGCCGTTGATATCAGCGACTCGCTGTTCAATCGCATACTCGCCATAATTATGGTGCTGGTGGTAATAAGCATTGTGGTTGAACCGAGAACCAAAAAAGCCGATCAGCCCGAACGACTTGGCGTAAAACACCAGGTGTTTGGTGTACTGGCCTTTTTTCTATTGGGTGTTTATGGCGGATTCATCCAGGCGGGCATTGGCTTTTTGGTAATTGCCGTGCTTACCAACATTAACCACTTTGGGCTTGTAAAAACAAATTATGTTAAAGTGTTTGCTGCCATTGTGTACACAGGCGTAGCCATCGTAGTTTTTGCTATTGAAGGAAAAATTGAATGGCTTATGGGGCTTACCCTTGCCGTAGGCCAGGGATTTGGAGGTTGGTATGCCAGCCGTTGGAGTGTAGACAAAGGTGAAGTTTGGATAAAACGCGTACTGGTGGTTACTGTTATTGGTTTGGCTGTTAAACTTTGGTTTTTCTGA
- a CDS encoding SDR family oxidoreductase, giving the protein MTKLKNKVIWITGASSGIGEALTYELAKRGNKLILSSRRKEELERVKGNCPAQAQADIRILPLDLGQPETLQLSAQAAIQMFGHVDVLVNNGGISQRSLAKDTILDVDRRVMEVDYFGQIALTKNLIPHFIERKRGHYVTITSITGKVGTPYRTGYSAAKHALHGFFDALRAELWNESPTIYVTLVCPGWIRTNVSINALVGDGSINHKMDPTTAAGLPPEVLAVKMVRAIEAKKNEVYIAGLKETTAVYLKRLFPGLLASIIRKAQVR; this is encoded by the coding sequence ATGACTAAACTCAAAAACAAAGTAATCTGGATAACGGGAGCCTCCTCCGGCATTGGCGAAGCGCTTACGTACGAACTGGCCAAACGCGGGAATAAACTTATCTTATCCTCGCGTAGAAAAGAGGAATTGGAACGTGTGAAAGGAAACTGCCCGGCCCAGGCGCAAGCCGATATCCGAATCCTTCCACTTGACCTCGGCCAGCCCGAAACACTTCAATTATCTGCACAGGCAGCCATTCAAATGTTTGGCCACGTGGATGTGCTGGTGAACAATGGTGGCATCAGTCAGCGTAGTTTGGCCAAAGACACCATACTGGATGTTGACCGCAGGGTAATGGAAGTAGACTACTTTGGGCAGATCGCGTTAACCAAAAATCTTATCCCACACTTTATTGAACGTAAGCGAGGCCACTATGTAACGATCACCAGCATTACCGGAAAAGTGGGTACACCGTACCGCACCGGTTACTCGGCTGCCAAGCACGCCTTACACGGTTTTTTTGATGCGTTGCGTGCTGAACTCTGGAATGAAAGCCCGACAATTTATGTAACACTGGTATGCCCGGGGTGGATCAGGACAAATGTTTCGATCAATGCACTCGTAGGCGATGGCTCCATAAACCATAAAATGGACCCTACTACTGCGGCCGGGCTTCCGCCCGAAGTACTTGCCGTAAAAATGGTTCGCGCCATCGAAGCAAAGAAGAATGAAGTGTACATTGCAGGTTTGAAAGAAACTACAGCAGTTTATTTGAAACGCCTGTTCCCTGGTTTATTGGCGAGCATAATTCGTAAAGCACAGGTGCGTTAA
- a CDS encoding dihydrofolate reductase: MTISIIAALTQNRVIGKNNDLPWHLPDDMKYFMQTTKGHPVIMGRKNYKSIPEKFRPLPNRTNIVVTRQKNFTAPGCLVTHSLNEALDAAASAGSDEIFIIGGAEIYREGMHKANKLYLTEIKGTIEGDTFFPTYDSSQWNEISRLHHPADVRHRFAFDFVVYEKPN, translated from the coding sequence ATGACTATCTCTATTATTGCAGCACTCACTCAAAACCGCGTAATCGGAAAGAACAATGACCTGCCCTGGCACCTGCCCGATGATATGAAGTACTTTATGCAAACCACCAAGGGGCACCCCGTAATTATGGGAAGAAAAAATTACAAGTCCATTCCTGAAAAATTCAGGCCGCTTCCCAACCGCACGAACATTGTTGTTACACGCCAGAAAAATTTCACTGCTCCAGGCTGTTTGGTCACGCATTCGTTGAATGAAGCACTTGATGCTGCGGCATCGGCTGGGAGCGATGAAATATTTATTATTGGTGGTGCCGAGATTTACCGCGAAGGCATGCATAAGGCAAACAAACTTTACCTAACCGAAATAAAGGGAACTATAGAAGGCGATACATTCTTTCCGACATACGACAGCAGTCAGTGGAATGAAATATCGCGTCTCCATCACCCGGCTGACGTCCGGCACCGTTTTGCGTTTGACTTTGTTGTGTATGAAAAACCGAACTAA
- the fmt gene encoding methionyl-tRNA formyltransferase, whose product MNILKIIFMGTPEFAVPSLEILVENKFNVVAVITAPDKPQGRGQKISFSPVKECALKHNIPVLQPTNLKSPQFLEELKSYQGNLQIVVAFRMLPEVVWSMPEFGTFNLHASLLPQYRGAAPINWAIINGEKETGVTTFFLKHEIDTGSIIFQESEPIYASDDAGLLYERLMKKGAWLVLKTVQAITDGNYPSQPQPESVPIKHAPKIFKETCQINWNQTAEHIHNFIRGLSPYPGAWTLLNNTTYKIFSTEIVNDLEIIPGQWKTDNKTYFYVGTSKGSISIKQLQPEGKKRMTIEEFFRGNKI is encoded by the coding sequence ATGAACATCTTAAAAATCATATTCATGGGCACCCCCGAATTTGCTGTGCCCAGCCTTGAAATACTGGTTGAAAATAAATTCAACGTTGTAGCTGTAATTACAGCACCCGATAAACCCCAGGGACGTGGACAAAAAATTAGCTTCTCGCCTGTAAAGGAATGTGCACTTAAACATAATATTCCGGTACTTCAACCAACCAACTTAAAGTCACCACAGTTTTTAGAAGAACTGAAAAGCTACCAAGGCAACCTGCAGATCGTTGTTGCGTTTCGCATGTTACCCGAAGTAGTCTGGTCAATGCCTGAATTTGGTACTTTTAATTTACATGCTTCCCTCCTGCCTCAATACCGTGGCGCTGCACCCATCAATTGGGCCATTATAAACGGAGAGAAGGAAACCGGGGTCACCACATTTTTTCTCAAACATGAAATCGATACGGGCAGCATCATCTTCCAGGAAAGCGAACCCATTTATGCTTCAGACGATGCCGGGTTGCTATATGAAAGATTAATGAAAAAGGGTGCCTGGCTTGTGCTGAAAACGGTACAAGCAATAACTGACGGGAATTATCCATCACAGCCGCAGCCTGAATCGGTTCCGATCAAACACGCTCCGAAAATTTTTAAGGAAACGTGTCAGATAAACTGGAATCAAACCGCTGAACACATTCATAATTTTATTCGTGGATTAAGTCCGTACCCCGGGGCCTGGACTTTATTAAATAATACAACCTATAAAATCTTCAGCACTGAAATTGTAAATGATTTGGAAATTATTCCGGGACAATGGAAGACCGACAATAAAACGTATTTTTATGTTGGTACTTCAAAAGGTTCAATTTCTATAAAACAACTTCAACCCGAGGGAAAAAAACGGATGACAATTGAAGAGTTTTTCAGGGGAAATAAAATTTAA
- the nth gene encoding endonuclease III produces MTKSEKVKDILRLLDKYIPEAPVPLHHKDAYTLLISVLLSAQCTDERVNKTTPHLFKLADNPYDMIKLSVEEIREIIKPCGLSPMKSKGIYGLSKILVEKYNGEVPASFEALEELPAVGHKTASVVMTQWFGIPAFPVDTHIHRLAYRWGLSNGKSVEQTEKDLKRLIPENKWNKAHLQIIYYGRKFCPARGHNWKECPICLKYMRRALRD; encoded by the coding sequence ATGACCAAATCCGAAAAAGTAAAAGACATACTCAGGCTGTTGGATAAATACATTCCGGAAGCACCGGTACCGCTCCATCATAAAGATGCCTACACCTTATTGATTTCTGTTTTGCTTTCCGCTCAATGCACGGATGAACGTGTGAACAAAACCACCCCGCATTTATTTAAGCTGGCGGATAATCCGTACGACATGATCAAACTTTCAGTGGAAGAGATCAGAGAAATTATTAAGCCCTGTGGATTATCGCCTATGAAATCAAAAGGGATTTACGGTCTTTCAAAAATCCTGGTAGAAAAATACAACGGTGAAGTTCCTGCCTCTTTTGAAGCCCTGGAAGAACTTCCGGCTGTTGGACATAAAACAGCATCCGTAGTAATGACCCAATGGTTTGGCATACCCGCCTTTCCGGTTGACACACACATTCACCGGCTTGCCTACCGCTGGGGACTTTCCAATGGAAAAAGTGTTGAACAAACTGAGAAAGATCTAAAGCGATTAATTCCGGAGAATAAATGGAACAAAGCACACCTGCAGATTATCTATTACGGTAGAAAGTTTTGCCCGGCCCGTGGGCATAACTGGAAGGAATGCCCCATCTGCTTGAAATATATGCGAAGGGCTTTGAGGGATTAA
- a CDS encoding DUF1343 domain-containing protein produces the protein MAFQCGNKPQAVSVPSASNIAVEKADVITGAQQLNLLLPTIGSQRIGIVVNHTSLIGKTHLVDSLKSRGANLVKIFAPEHGFRGTVEAGEEIKDGYDSKTGLPVVSLYGNNKKPTPEQLGDIDLIIFDIQDVGVRFYTYISTLHYVMEACAENNKKLIVLDRPNPNGSYVDGPIMEKQHMSFVGMHPIPIVHGLTMGELANMINGERWLGENKKCSLEVITLKNWKHSDTYSLPVRPSPNLPNDQAIKLYPSICLFEGTVISLGRGTQMPFQIIGHPELKNMPFQFTPVSIEGMSKNPPLENKLCYGLDLQHVNVKPYIDLSYLISFYRAFPDKDKFFNNYFEKLAGTSKLREQIRQGLDETQIRESWQDELNHFKELRIKYLLYK, from the coding sequence ATAGCCTTTCAATGCGGCAACAAGCCGCAAGCTGTTTCCGTGCCATCTGCCTCAAATATCGCGGTCGAAAAGGCCGATGTTATTACCGGGGCGCAGCAGCTTAACCTGCTTTTACCAACTATCGGATCGCAGCGTATAGGCATTGTAGTCAACCATACTTCCTTAATCGGTAAAACACACCTGGTCGATTCCCTGAAATCGCGTGGTGCAAACCTCGTTAAAATTTTTGCGCCCGAACATGGCTTTCGCGGAACAGTTGAGGCTGGTGAAGAGATAAAAGACGGCTATGATAGCAAGACGGGATTGCCCGTAGTATCGCTGTACGGCAACAACAAAAAACCAACACCCGAACAACTCGGTGATATTGATTTGATAATCTTCGACATTCAGGATGTTGGCGTGCGTTTCTATACCTACATCAGCACACTTCACTATGTGATGGAAGCGTGTGCCGAAAATAACAAGAAGCTAATCGTGCTTGACCGGCCCAACCCCAATGGGAGTTATGTTGATGGACCCATAATGGAAAAGCAGCACATGTCATTTGTTGGGATGCACCCCATTCCCATTGTACATGGCCTTACCATGGGAGAACTGGCGAACATGATTAATGGTGAGCGCTGGCTTGGAGAAAATAAGAAATGCAGCCTTGAAGTAATTACACTAAAAAACTGGAAACACAGTGACACCTACTCCTTACCGGTGAGACCCTCACCTAACCTGCCTAATGATCAGGCGATTAAACTTTATCCATCGATATGTTTATTTGAAGGCACGGTGATCAGCTTAGGCAGGGGAACCCAAATGCCCTTTCAGATTATTGGCCATCCTGAACTAAAAAATATGCCGTTTCAATTCACACCGGTAAGCATTGAGGGTATGTCGAAAAATCCACCGTTGGAAAATAAATTGTGCTATGGGTTAGACTTACAACACGTAAACGTTAAACCTTATATTGACTTAAGCTACCTGATTAGTTTTTACAGGGCTTTTCCGGATAAGGATAAATTCTTTAACAACTACTTTGAAAAACTTGCGGGCACCTCAAAACTCCGTGAGCAAATCCGTCAGGGTCTTGATGAAACGCAGATCAGGGAGAGCTGGCAAGATGAATTGAACCATTTCAAAGAACTTAGAATAAAATATCTTTTGTATAAGTAG
- a CDS encoding ABC transporter permease has protein sequence MNLSYFISKRISRQTKEGFAATIYKIAVASIGIGLGAAIVAFLVMRGFQDTVKNKIYSFSGNLLITKFTMNNSMEETPMLTNIDIYNNPQAYPGVRHVQEYAHKAGLIKTDDEVLGVVVKGVGKSYDTTTFQSNMVLGRFIHLPDSGYANEVVLSKTIANKIKANLDDQVVIHFFQNPPRFRRLKVVGIYETNLSEYFDGKMVIGDLRMIARLNEWADSVAGGIEVFVRDNNKIDDVGYAIGERIDFDLNIVSVNDKYIQVFEWLHLLSRQVNILLGVILAVVCVNMISIILILVMERTQMIGMLKALGAHDRLIRSIFVYNGVGLILKGLLLGNFIGLGLCFIQDRFKIVSLNPQDYYMSFVPISWHWEMVVILNVLTFFVVSVVLLLPTAIIARVNPIKAIRFD, from the coding sequence TTGAACCTCTCATACTTCATATCCAAACGGATAAGTCGACAAACCAAAGAAGGTTTTGCAGCAACAATTTATAAAATAGCGGTTGCCAGCATTGGTATTGGGTTGGGTGCCGCAATTGTTGCCTTTTTGGTGATGCGGGGATTCCAGGACACCGTCAAAAACAAAATTTACAGCTTTAGTGGCAATTTGCTGATTACTAAGTTTACCATGAATAATTCGATGGAGGAAACGCCCATGTTAACCAACATCGATATATACAATAACCCGCAAGCTTATCCCGGGGTAAGGCATGTTCAGGAATATGCACACAAAGCCGGGTTGATTAAAACTGATGACGAAGTGCTGGGTGTTGTGGTAAAAGGAGTAGGCAAAAGTTATGATACAACCACCTTTCAATCCAATATGGTACTGGGCAGGTTTATCCATTTGCCCGACAGCGGTTATGCCAATGAAGTTGTACTCAGCAAAACGATTGCGAATAAAATCAAAGCCAACCTGGATGACCAGGTGGTGATCCATTTTTTTCAGAACCCACCCCGCTTCAGGAGGTTAAAAGTCGTAGGCATCTATGAAACAAACCTTTCCGAATATTTTGATGGTAAAATGGTGATTGGCGACCTCCGGATGATTGCCCGCCTGAATGAATGGGCTGACAGTGTGGCGGGGGGCATTGAAGTTTTTGTTCGGGATAATAATAAAATTGATGATGTTGGATATGCCATAGGGGAGAGGATAGATTTTGATCTAAACATTGTTTCGGTAAACGACAAGTATATCCAGGTATTTGAGTGGCTTCACCTCTTAAGCAGGCAAGTAAATATATTGCTGGGTGTGATACTGGCGGTTGTATGTGTTAATATGATCTCTATCATTTTAATATTGGTGATGGAGCGCACCCAAATGATTGGCATGTTAAAAGCCCTGGGCGCTCACGACCGCCTGATCAGAAGTATTTTTGTTTACAATGGTGTGGGTTTAATACTAAAAGGATTGTTGCTGGGTAATTTCATTGGCCTGGGTTTGTGTTTTATCCAGGATCGGTTTAAAATTGTTTCCCTTAACCCACAAGACTACTACATGAGTTTTGTGCCCATTAGCTGGCATTGGGAGATGGTAGTCATCCTTAATGTGCTTACCTTTTTTGTGGTTTCTGTAGTGTTGCTTTTACCCACGGCCATCATAGCCCGGGTTAACCCGATAAAGGCTATCCGGTTTGATTAA